Proteins encoded together in one Procambarus clarkii isolate CNS0578487 chromosome 11, FALCON_Pclarkii_2.0, whole genome shotgun sequence window:
- the LOC123758396 gene encoding uncharacterized protein, whose translation MTMRLLLVFLSVAWVTALLCVSQVLALSDCEPDCAGKNPRDKVADPSDCTRYYLCIADGEASDVSLPCPDGTSFDSTAQDCTGTVPCKNTCILPECKLECSSDPGTRPDPKNCSSYYFCTGGNVYGPLPCPDNSPYFNGDSGACEVSPSVCCRDPCAAYCMDSQVETQDPYDCHMYYLCPASGPADPSYHFTCPSGQYFDVAEGKCIDGADCSAPCASSFPGDDTTTPEGGSSTPTSVSNTPTSVSNTPTSVSNTPTSIWNTPTSVSNTPTSVSNTPTTGPSITTAPTPNCLDSMICTNVGYFPKCTTCEQEYFICQFVGYPADIGTCLGDKVFNTNPAYAYCISPSVCPFQP comes from the coding sequence GTGGCGTGGGTGACGGCGCTGCTCTGTGTCTCCCAGGTCCTCGCCCTGAGTGACTGTGAACCAGACTGTGCCGGCAAGAATCCTCGGGATAAGGTTGCAGATCCTTCCGACTGTACTCGGTATTACCTCTGTATAGCCGATGGTGAAGCATCCGACGTGTCTCTGCCTTGTCCGGATGGTACATCTTTCGATAGTACTGCTCAAGATTGTACTGGTACCGTACCATGTAAAAATACCTGCATACTTCCTGAGTGCAAATTAGAGTGTAGCAGCGACCCGGGCACTCGTCCTGACCCAAAGAATTGCAGCAGCTATTATTTTTGCACTGGTGGCAACGTCTATGGGCCCTTGCCATGTCCCGATAACTCCCCTTATTTTAACGGCGATTCCGGGGCCTGCGAGGTGAGCCCATCCGTGTGCTGTAGGGACCCGTGTGCTGCTTACTGCATGGATAGTCAAGTGGAGACCCAAGACCCTTATGACTGTCACATGTACTACCTCTGCCCCGCTAGTGGACCAGCCGATCCCTCTTATCATTTTACCTGCCCTTcagggcaatattttgacgttgcggAGGGTAAGTGTATAGATGGCGCAGATTGTAGCGCACCGTGTGCTTCCTCGTTTCCTGGGGATGATACAACAACCCCCGAGGGAGGCAGTTCCACTCCAACATCAGTCTCGAACACTCCAACATCAGTCTCGAACACCCCAACATCAGTTTCGAACACCCCAACATCAATCTGGAacaccccaacatcagtctcgaacaccccaacatcagtctcgAACACCCCAACAACAGGACCGAGCATTACAACAGCACCCACTCCTAACTGCCTGGATTCGATGATTTGTACAAACGTGGGCTACTTCCCCAAGTGTACGACGTGTGAGCAAGAGTACTTCATCTGTCAGTTCGTCGGTTATCCAGCCGACATTGGTACCTGTCTAGGCGACAAGGTCTTCAACACGAACCCCGCCTACGCTTATTGTATCTCTCCCTCCGTCTGTCCTTTCCAACCATAG